In a single window of the Nitrospira sp. genome:
- a CDS encoding arginine--tRNA ligase: MSQGIVQGKVTTALLTALNGAKQKGQLKTPVWPTLSLDAPKRPEWGDLASTVAMSLAASEQKAPHDIAQIIVDNLSERDQLFDRVEIVRPGFLNLTVKPTLWQEVIREIAAQERSYGRTDIGNGRRVLVEYVSANPTGPLHVGHGRGAAVGQAVGRLLQAIGYDAVSEYYINDAGRQMKLLGASVYARYLELSGRLTAFPEDGYHGAYVTAVAEKIKGQLDGVAGELSSEDLQARCRTLAYQDLLGHIRDDLRAFGIEFHSWFSEASLLESQAVERACDELKARDLLFEQDGAWWFRSSAYGDEKDRVVKKQDGEYTYLASDIAYHHDKLRRGYDLLIDVWGADHHGYIPRMQAAVQAYGYPKERLHVVLVQLVKLLRGSVEVKMSKRTGDFITMREVIDEVGADAAKFYFLMRDSKTHLEFDLELAKQRSNDNPVYYVQYAHARICSLWRVASERGIVRPSASETDLTVLTDPDELSLIKKLAAYPEVLQASALAFEPHRVTYYLQQLAALLHTFYNKHRILPPAGELDPDESVADVLAPSRTAARLVLMGAVQQVISNGLDVLGLSAPEQM, encoded by the coding sequence TTGTCGCAAGGTATCGTGCAAGGAAAGGTAACCACCGCTCTGCTCACGGCTCTCAATGGAGCAAAGCAGAAAGGGCAGCTCAAGACGCCGGTCTGGCCGACACTGAGTCTGGACGCCCCCAAGCGACCGGAGTGGGGAGACCTGGCCTCGACCGTGGCCATGTCATTGGCAGCTTCCGAGCAGAAGGCGCCTCATGACATCGCGCAGATCATTGTAGACAACCTCTCTGAGCGAGACCAACTGTTTGACCGTGTGGAAATCGTCAGGCCGGGTTTTTTAAATCTCACCGTCAAGCCAACTCTTTGGCAGGAAGTCATTCGGGAAATCGCGGCGCAGGAGCGGTCCTATGGCCGGACAGATATTGGGAATGGCCGTCGAGTGTTGGTTGAGTATGTGAGCGCAAATCCGACAGGCCCATTGCATGTCGGACATGGCCGAGGCGCTGCGGTGGGACAAGCTGTTGGGCGGCTGTTGCAGGCCATCGGATATGATGCGGTCAGTGAGTACTACATCAATGACGCCGGGCGGCAGATGAAACTGTTGGGTGCGTCGGTGTACGCACGATACCTCGAATTGTCAGGGAGACTCACCGCATTCCCGGAAGATGGGTATCACGGAGCATACGTGACGGCGGTCGCGGAGAAAATAAAGGGCCAACTTGATGGTGTGGCTGGCGAACTGAGTTCGGAGGACCTCCAGGCTCGTTGCCGAACGCTTGCGTACCAAGACCTGTTGGGGCATATTCGCGACGACCTCAGGGCCTTTGGCATCGAGTTCCACTCATGGTTCAGCGAAGCCTCCCTTCTGGAATCACAGGCTGTGGAACGGGCCTGCGACGAACTGAAAGCCCGGGACCTCTTGTTCGAGCAAGACGGAGCGTGGTGGTTTCGGTCATCCGCGTACGGAGACGAGAAGGATCGTGTCGTCAAGAAGCAGGATGGCGAATATACCTATCTGGCCTCCGATATCGCCTATCATCACGACAAGTTGCGACGGGGCTATGATCTGTTGATCGATGTCTGGGGGGCCGACCACCATGGGTATATCCCCAGGATGCAAGCCGCAGTGCAGGCGTATGGCTATCCGAAGGAGCGTCTACACGTCGTGTTGGTGCAATTAGTAAAGCTGTTACGGGGTAGCGTCGAAGTAAAGATGTCTAAGCGGACCGGCGATTTCATCACGATGCGGGAGGTCATTGACGAGGTTGGGGCGGACGCCGCGAAATTTTATTTTCTGATGCGGGATTCCAAGACCCACTTAGAATTTGATTTGGAGTTGGCCAAGCAGCGTTCCAACGACAACCCGGTGTACTACGTGCAGTATGCGCATGCAAGAATTTGCAGCCTCTGGCGCGTCGCATCCGAGCGAGGCATTGTCCGTCCATCCGCGAGCGAAACGGACCTCACGGTGCTTACGGATCCAGACGAGTTGAGTTTGATCAAGAAGCTCGCTGCGTATCCCGAGGTGCTTCAGGCGAGCGCCCTCGCATTTGAGCCGCACCGAGTGACGTATTATCTTCAGCAGTTGGCGGCGCTCTTACACACGTTCTATAACAAGCACCGGATTCTCCCTCCGGCTGGGGAGCTAGATCCTGATGAGTCGGTGGCCGACGTGCTCGCACCCAGTCGCACTGCGGCACGGTTGGTCTTGATGGGAGCCGTCCAACAGGTGATTTCCAATGGGCTGGACGTCCTAGGCCTCTCAGCACCTGAACAGATGTAG
- a CDS encoding c-type cytochrome: protein MMDSMTQKAGIIAAAAFGVVLVSSAGYSSVLAQGLPEGFKKGDLAPEPSAEMIEAGKRVYFTKCVWCHGVDGAGDGPGADRLWPRPRNFNQGTFKIRHTASGELPLFDAKKPIPGQNDLFETVTHGLPGSAMPPWEGILSEEQRQQVLSFVTTQLVKDRKFTDKQSESQTVLQLADLKPKPATDESKKRGGELIVEKKCVECHGMEGRGDGNAFNLKDDWGFSIQPANWHKCWNFRGSRQDPYNVSNIFRTFSTGVNGTPMPSFADNTTVDERWDIANFVNSLCERDPLGNPLPIDPLTDKPKINFVIPSDMVEGEIPTDLEHEAWKKAPKRYVAMGGQITHKPRNFVNRLDDIWVRSLYNDKHIVYLVEWDDRTKSVAEGKLPWAPTQVNIDIKEQDPKTGEEGSIAAHQNNYTVYNDAIAIETAVKWKELPAPIKPRYLFGTNEQFPVDIVKWEADGSLRAFKGTGWDKDFEERDNYEEAMKLLKAEWKNGRWYVMIQRPVGNKKDQDYDEDTFFEVGQYIPTVFFAWDGHNGDAGRKMAVSAFYYTFMNPPVPQETYIYPVVIAVGVVLLEGWVLTRRSNKKKGKAL, encoded by the coding sequence ATGATGGACAGTATGACTCAGAAGGCCGGGATCATCGCGGCTGCAGCCTTCGGAGTGGTTTTAGTTTCTAGTGCTGGATATTCGTCGGTTTTAGCGCAAGGGCTCCCTGAGGGTTTTAAAAAAGGTGATCTTGCTCCTGAACCCTCGGCAGAAATGATTGAAGCAGGTAAGCGTGTCTATTTTACCAAGTGCGTGTGGTGCCATGGGGTCGATGGAGCAGGTGACGGGCCTGGTGCCGACCGACTCTGGCCTCGCCCCAGAAATTTCAACCAAGGTACTTTTAAAATTCGCCACACAGCGAGTGGTGAACTTCCACTGTTTGATGCGAAGAAACCAATCCCTGGTCAGAACGATCTCTTCGAAACTGTGACGCATGGTCTTCCCGGGTCTGCGATGCCCCCGTGGGAAGGTATCTTGAGCGAAGAGCAGCGTCAGCAAGTCCTCTCGTTTGTGACGACCCAGCTGGTCAAAGACAGGAAATTTACTGATAAACAGTCCGAGAGCCAAACCGTGCTTCAGTTAGCTGATTTGAAGCCAAAGCCTGCTACCGATGAAAGTAAGAAGCGTGGTGGCGAGCTAATCGTGGAAAAAAAATGTGTGGAATGTCATGGTATGGAAGGCCGTGGCGATGGGAACGCCTTCAATTTGAAAGACGACTGGGGCTTCTCAATTCAGCCGGCCAATTGGCATAAGTGCTGGAACTTCCGTGGGAGCCGTCAGGACCCCTACAATGTGTCCAACATTTTTAGAACTTTCTCGACAGGAGTAAACGGCACTCCAATGCCTTCGTTCGCAGACAATACGACCGTCGATGAACGGTGGGATATTGCCAACTTCGTCAATTCCCTTTGTGAGAGGGATCCACTGGGTAACCCTTTACCAATCGACCCTCTGACTGATAAGCCAAAAATCAATTTCGTCATTCCATCGGATATGGTTGAGGGGGAAATCCCAACCGATCTGGAGCATGAAGCATGGAAAAAGGCTCCAAAGCGATACGTAGCCATGGGCGGGCAGATCACCCACAAGCCGAGGAACTTTGTGAATCGGCTCGACGATATTTGGGTGCGATCACTCTACAACGATAAACACATTGTCTATCTGGTTGAGTGGGATGACAGAACAAAGAGTGTGGCCGAGGGTAAGCTCCCTTGGGCTCCTACACAGGTCAACATAGATATCAAGGAACAGGATCCGAAAACCGGTGAAGAAGGATCCATCGCGGCTCACCAGAACAACTATACGGTCTATAATGACGCGATTGCCATTGAAACAGCAGTAAAATGGAAGGAGCTTCCAGCTCCAATCAAGCCGCGGTACTTGTTCGGCACTAACGAACAGTTCCCTGTAGACATCGTGAAGTGGGAAGCGGATGGATCTCTTCGCGCCTTCAAAGGGACAGGTTGGGATAAGGATTTTGAAGAGCGTGATAATTACGAAGAAGCCATGAAGCTCTTGAAGGCTGAGTGGAAGAATGGCCGGTGGTACGTTATGATTCAGCGGCCTGTCGGTAATAAGAAGGATCAGGATTATGACGAGGATACCTTCTTTGAGGTGGGGCAATACATCCCGACCGTCTTCTTTGCCTGGGACGGTCATAATGGTGATGCGGGACGGAAGATGGCCGTGTCAGCCTTCTACTATACCTTTATGAATCCCCCGGTTCCGCAGGAGACATATATCTATCCAGTTGTGATTGCAGTTGGTGTTGTTCTCCTGGAGGGATGGGTCTTGACCCGCCGTTCAAATAAGAAAAAAGGAAAGGCGCTCTAG
- the tgt gene encoding tRNA guanosine(34) transglycosylase Tgt produces the protein MQYQIHQPDPYSKGRIGQLTTGHATIETPAFMPVGSLGPVKGLEPKDLQELGFGLMLNNAYHLYLRPGHKIVAGMGGLHAFTGWSGAILTDSGGFQIFSLAKLCEITDDGVTFQSHIDGSTHVITPEKAIEIEEALGADIIMVLDQCVALPASREVVQEGVRRTRLWAERCQAARRRTDQALFGIVQGGLEADVRVASARELVTLGFEGYAIGGLSVGESKTDMYGMLDATVPELPETKPRYLMGVGLPEDLVEGVARGVDLFDCVVPSRHGRTGSLFTASGRVVIKQAKYTEDERPIDPDCGCPVCARYSRAYLHHLFMVKEMLGARLNTIHNLWYFSELMRGIREAVRERRFPLFREAFYRHRDRQGGSERVEDGEADAHREQENSYQA, from the coding sequence ATGCAGTACCAGATCCACCAGCCAGATCCGTACTCCAAGGGCCGCATCGGCCAGTTGACGACGGGCCATGCCACGATCGAGACCCCGGCGTTCATGCCGGTGGGTTCTCTCGGACCGGTAAAGGGACTTGAACCAAAGGATCTGCAGGAGTTAGGGTTCGGCCTGATGCTCAACAATGCGTACCATCTGTACCTACGTCCTGGGCACAAGATCGTCGCGGGTATGGGCGGGCTCCATGCCTTTACCGGTTGGTCTGGAGCCATCCTCACGGATAGTGGAGGGTTTCAGATCTTCAGTTTGGCGAAATTGTGCGAGATCACGGATGATGGCGTCACGTTTCAATCGCATATCGACGGGTCGACGCATGTCATTACACCGGAGAAAGCGATCGAGATTGAAGAGGCCTTAGGGGCCGACATTATTATGGTCCTTGATCAGTGTGTGGCACTTCCTGCCAGCAGGGAGGTGGTGCAGGAAGGGGTACGACGGACCAGGCTTTGGGCAGAGCGCTGTCAGGCTGCGCGTCGTCGGACAGACCAGGCCTTGTTTGGGATTGTCCAGGGTGGATTGGAGGCGGACGTCCGCGTCGCGTCGGCACGGGAGTTGGTGACGTTGGGGTTCGAGGGCTACGCGATCGGCGGATTGTCGGTCGGTGAGAGTAAGACGGATATGTATGGGATGCTCGATGCGACGGTCCCGGAGTTGCCGGAGACGAAACCTCGGTATCTCATGGGCGTGGGACTTCCTGAAGACTTAGTCGAGGGTGTCGCTCGAGGCGTGGATCTCTTTGACTGCGTCGTGCCGTCTCGCCACGGGAGAACGGGATCTCTCTTTACCGCATCAGGGCGGGTTGTGATTAAGCAGGCGAAATATACGGAGGATGAACGGCCGATCGATCCAGATTGTGGGTGCCCGGTGTGTGCCCGGTATTCTCGTGCCTATCTGCATCACTTGTTTATGGTCAAGGAGATGTTGGGGGCTCGACTCAACACGATCCACAATCTGTGGTATTTCTCCGAGTTGATGCGTGGCATCAGGGAAGCCGTGCGGGAGAGGCGGTTTCCGCTGTTCCGCGAGGCCTTTTATCGGCACCGTGATCGACAGGGCGGGAGCGAACGTGTGGAGGACGGTGAGGCGGATGCTCACCGAGAACAAGAAAACAGTTATCAGGCATAG
- a CDS encoding glycosyltransferase family 9 protein: MTRSLIILHPGSLGDVLLAVPAIRRLRARFSGRDTLLIARDSVSRFLVACGVINDWMSLEGSATAGLFLKGVLLSRELETWFHRCDLAVAWIDDNEDALRATFQEFGVAQVRIQSPFSLALRARHQSHRFLETVDESIVDESSDRVIQVPSVFVEEGSACLEQIGVPRGRIFVLVHPGSGSVHKCLNPETIAVLIQRLDQKGLVPVVLEGPADQSAIERVLQVSRRRPPTLRNLDLTTLAGVLMLAKFFLGHDSGVTHLAALLGVRTVAVFGPTDPDRWAPLGDHVTILRGPSCLCRSWEAVRQCHEKPCLDLPISQVFTSLEASGLA; the protein is encoded by the coding sequence ATGACACGGTCGTTGATCATTCTGCATCCGGGTTCTTTGGGGGATGTCCTACTGGCAGTACCGGCTATACGAAGACTTCGTGCTCGGTTTTCAGGGCGAGACACGTTACTCATTGCCCGTGATTCTGTCAGTCGATTTCTTGTAGCTTGCGGTGTCATTAATGATTGGATGTCCTTGGAAGGATCAGCAACGGCTGGGCTCTTTCTAAAGGGCGTTCTGCTATCGCGTGAGCTAGAGACGTGGTTCCATCGATGTGATCTCGCGGTCGCCTGGATAGATGACAACGAGGACGCACTTCGTGCCACTTTCCAGGAGTTTGGTGTCGCACAAGTGCGGATTCAATCACCATTCTCTCTTGCATTACGTGCCAGGCATCAGAGCCATCGTTTTCTTGAAACCGTGGATGAGTCAATTGTCGATGAGTCATCAGACAGGGTTATCCAGGTTCCTTCAGTTTTTGTCGAAGAGGGGAGCGCCTGCCTTGAGCAGATAGGGGTTCCACGGGGACGGATATTCGTGCTGGTGCATCCTGGAAGCGGTAGTGTGCACAAGTGTCTCAATCCAGAAACTATTGCCGTTCTCATCCAGAGGCTCGATCAGAAAGGTCTGGTACCGGTTGTCCTTGAGGGGCCAGCTGATCAGAGTGCGATCGAGCGCGTGCTGCAGGTGAGTCGCCGAAGACCGCCAACTCTTCGAAATCTTGATCTTACAACACTTGCCGGAGTTCTTATGCTCGCCAAGTTTTTTCTTGGGCATGACTCCGGCGTGACACACCTAGCGGCGCTCCTTGGTGTTCGAACCGTTGCCGTCTTTGGGCCAACCGATCCAGATAGGTGGGCACCCCTGGGGGATCATGTGACGATTTTGCGAGGGCCATCCTGTCTCTGCCGATCATGGGAAGCAGTCAGACAATGCCATGAGAAGCCTTGCCTGGATCTGCCGATCAGTCAGGTTTTCACGTCACTCGAAGCATCTGGATTAGCATAG
- a CDS encoding cytochrome c, giving the protein MKALMSLGALIGVAGLLLLGGMFFDVVPSTTVRLVEGYMPIQLLLEVACYVIGFTGLSYMMSAMGMAIPRFWQGIGFWVFLMVYLKYRVYPPIPFSVRAMYGTVGLVTVFMWISANEEDWTKFKQPILNVLDAQTGGKRLLRYGYLVLLPILIGGFSFNAMMPKSEEPIELRTVHPAPPASTKVHGKTYTLQTSQNPYRVNPEGKYDQEFSNANIVEQGMGRLMKPNANPWDEKNQGYLKYVREGGEIFFQNCHFCHGDNLNGRGLHAFAFNPIPANFTDPGTIAQLQETFIFWRVSKGGIGLPNEGFPWASVMPPWEQHLTVDEIWKVVLFEYWHTGYYPRTWD; this is encoded by the coding sequence ATGAAAGCATTGATGTCACTTGGTGCCTTGATTGGAGTAGCGGGTCTACTCCTTCTGGGTGGGATGTTCTTTGATGTTGTTCCATCCACTACTGTACGATTAGTCGAAGGGTATATGCCGATCCAGCTGCTGCTCGAAGTGGCATGCTATGTGATCGGTTTTACTGGCCTGAGCTACATGATGAGTGCAATGGGGATGGCCATCCCGAGGTTTTGGCAAGGGATCGGGTTCTGGGTATTTTTGATGGTCTATCTCAAATATCGTGTCTACCCTCCAATACCCTTCAGCGTGCGTGCGATGTACGGGACAGTCGGACTTGTAACAGTGTTCATGTGGATATCTGCGAATGAAGAGGACTGGACGAAATTCAAGCAACCCATCCTGAACGTACTTGATGCTCAAACAGGTGGGAAAAGGCTATTACGTTATGGCTATCTTGTGCTCTTGCCGATTTTGATCGGGGGGTTCTCCTTCAACGCCATGATGCCGAAATCGGAGGAGCCCATTGAGTTACGAACGGTACATCCCGCTCCGCCTGCCAGCACAAAAGTGCATGGTAAGACCTATACCTTGCAGACATCGCAGAACCCTTACCGCGTGAATCCGGAAGGGAAATATGATCAAGAGTTTTCGAATGCCAATATTGTCGAGCAGGGAATGGGGCGTTTGATGAAACCAAATGCCAATCCTTGGGATGAGAAAAACCAAGGTTACCTGAAGTACGTCAGAGAGGGTGGAGAGATTTTCTTCCAAAATTGCCATTTCTGCCATGGTGACAACCTAAATGGTAGAGGGCTGCACGCCTTTGCCTTCAATCCAATTCCAGCAAATTTTACCGATCCAGGTACAATCGCACAGTTGCAAGAAACATTTATCTTTTGGCGTGTTTCAAAGGGCGGTATCGGCTTACCTAATGAAGGATTCCCGTGGGCTTCAGTCATGCCCCCATGGGAACAACACCTCACCGTGGATGAAATTTGGAAAGTCGTTTTGTTTGAATATTGGCACACTGGCTACTATCCACGGACTTGGGATTAG
- a CDS encoding molybdenum cofactor guanylyltransferase, which yields MISDVTGVLLAGGKSRRMGEDKRFLAVGERTLLERSCNVLSQVFERVCIVIAQDSQPLEAHVPVIRDLIPSCGSLGGMYTGLHQATTQYIFLAACDMPFIRADLVQYMVGKKDHADLVVAYWHGRLQPTHAIYSRNCLPVVEELMRNGALKLQRLLAVPALRVCLITEDEIRTIDPEGRSFQNVNTPSDLNRARSLYEDQLGG from the coding sequence ATGATTTCCGATGTCACAGGGGTCCTTCTGGCCGGCGGGAAAAGTCGACGGATGGGAGAAGATAAGCGGTTTCTCGCTGTGGGGGAACGTACCCTCTTGGAGAGGAGTTGTAATGTTCTTTCTCAGGTTTTTGAACGTGTTTGTATAGTCATTGCTCAGGATAGTCAGCCACTTGAAGCTCACGTCCCAGTTATTCGTGACCTCATCCCATCCTGTGGAAGTCTGGGGGGCATGTATACCGGTCTACATCAGGCTACAACGCAGTACATTTTTCTCGCTGCGTGCGACATGCCATTTATTCGCGCGGATCTTGTCCAGTACATGGTCGGGAAAAAAGATCATGCGGATCTCGTTGTGGCGTATTGGCACGGCCGACTTCAGCCGACCCATGCAATCTACAGTAGAAACTGTTTGCCGGTTGTCGAGGAACTCATGAGAAACGGTGCACTGAAGCTACAGAGGTTGCTTGCAGTCCCTGCACTCCGTGTTTGTCTGATCACGGAGGATGAGATTCGCACGATTGATCCAGAAGGACGATCGTTTCAGAATGTGAATACACCGTCTGATCTTAACCGAGCGCGTTCCCTGTATGAAGATCAGTTGGGTGGCTGA